The following DNA comes from Maylandia zebra isolate NMK-2024a linkage group LG6, Mzebra_GT3a, whole genome shotgun sequence.
TGACACAATACGACACACTGTAAAGCTCCATAAGAAAGCACGTGTTCTCAGATCGAAAAGAAGCTGGAACGATGCAGGTTAAACTCTCTCAGTGAAGCCCACAAGGTATCAAATGCAGAGGCATCCTTGTAAGATTATAGGGGGGAAAATGCTGACATCACTGCTTTGCTCTATGCACAAGCATGCTGTGACATGCTCAATACTCTGGGACATGGCGGGGAAAGTAATGGGGGAGTCAGTTAGGGCAGACAGATGTGAAGGCAGGACTCCTGAAACAGAAACAGCTTCGCACAATGTTCTCAGAGAACTCCTAACTTTCTTGCTTAGGAAGGATTGAGGATAATTCACAGAGCGGTTCAGTCACATGGAAAGTTCCATGCTCATTCGATCTGTTCATAATTAATCACTGTCATCATCTGATTTCCTATTTTGgcatttaacaggaaaaaatggTTCTACTTCGGCGCTGAAATGAACTGCATCACAGCATGACACAGTCAAATCCCTGCAATCGTTTGTGTGATGGCTCTGCTGATGGGAAGCTGCGACAGACCTGAGTCATCGCGGATGTTGCGCTCGCTTGACGTGAGCGCATTAAATATAATTCTGTAAAGTTTAATTAACATTGAATTACTTGCAGAGAGTTTGGGGGATATTTTTccaaactctttttttcttcttgtcatTTGCGCCTCTGTTTAAACAGTTAAGCTCCTAAACAGTCTTTTTTACTCCTAGTAAAGTAGAGGCAGTAATGGTGTGAAGGTCTGCTGAGTGCCCTCTTaagtctttattttatttgaggCAGACGGTGCCCTCGCTGGTGCTGAGCAGACAGGGACAATAGAATTACATTACTGCTCCAGCGAAATCCATCAATACTCAAAGCAGTGCCGGGGGGAAGGAATCATAAGTGATTTGGAACCTGAGAGCAGGGAGGTGCATACATCAGTGAATATGAAGTCTGAGCACTGAGCAGTTACAGTGTAGCACGAAGGCACTGAATACATTTGTACAGCGTGTTGGGGTGCATCAACCCCTATCCCTGAActgaagatggatggagagctgtgactttttttggttttttgctgtGTTCTGATGAATATTTTGATAGTTTGCTGTGGATGTGTTTGCAtagaaacaatttttaaaagatgGCGAGAACCTCACCTTTTTTGCTGGGTGGGTGTGGTAATGCACTTCCTCTTGGTGCCAGCGTGGGAAAATTGTTTTCCATTAAAGAAGGCACAGACCTAACACACAAACGCAAACAAGCAattgtggatttttttctttggtttgactgtttgtttgttgttttggtttttaattCAGTGCATAAATGAGTCACCTTTCTTGTGCAAGACTACATCGAGCCAGATGTCCCCTGCACGCCGACTGTATCATCGTCAAGGCGTCATCATCCAGCGTGTCACCAACGGAGGAAGCTTCATCGCTGAAGTTTGAGGATTTTTCAACCTGGAAACAGCAAAAAAGGGGGAAGAGATAAGAAAGCTTCAGCAGGGACAAAAGCTTACAGCCAACCCaccagaaaatgttttttagaGCCACCTAGTGGTTATTTGTGTTAGCTGCAACGCTGACTCTGGCTTATTAAGGACATCATGATCTCTAGTAGGATTGTTGGAAGTACATCAGCACACAAGTAATTTCTGGTTGAATCaatttttccccttttgtttgggtttgaaggaaaaaaagaaagaaaaacaaaattacatTTAAGTCCTTCATTGCTGAAAATACTTCACACACCTGCTGAtcattacccagcattagaaaaacaaaatcagcactCGTTATGCTCAAATTAACCTTAACACGAGACATGAGTCTTCAAGTATCCATGAAAAGtagcatttattgtttttattagtaCACTGTTCTCGATGCTTTACAAGTACGGCTTGATATGAGTGCATCGCATGGAAGCGTGTGGGTAAAACCTGATTCAGTGCATCTTCCGGTAGCTCCTTCAGCTGCGAGTCTCTGAAGAGGTGGCCTCTTAAAGCTGACTGCAGCATCACCGTGTCCTTAAAAGAGAATGCAGAGGACGGATATGGACAGAAAGAGAAATCTGGGCCAGTGtctagacatttttttttttacataacatTTCTATCAGATATTAATAACTTCCTTTGCATAAGCGTGTTACATACCCTGTTTCTGTGCTCCCTCCAGCATATCTGAATGTCTAATGCTGCTTTCtccatttcttctttctctccgTCATCTGTGACTGATTCCTCACCTCCCTCTGCCTCCTCTTTGCTCCCCGTGtccctctcctctccctctctcacaccTGTGCTGCCCTGAGTCTCCTCTGCCAATgtgggaggaagagaggaaagctcagCCTGTGCAAGTTTACTGTTTTCCTCCTCCAGAGTTTGGATCCGAGTTCGCAACTGTTTCAACTCCTGTctgggaaacacaaaacacacgcGTGCAAAGCAGTAAATAAACACAACTTTGCATGAAAAGCAAACTCCACCTGCAAATCATCATaattattagtattagtattattattacatatttATCTATTACTTAAGACTTAAAATGGAATTACACTTGGCTTTTAACTTAAAACTACAATGATCAATTTTATGAACAATGCAAATTGAAGAAAAGTGTGGACACACTGAATCACACCCATGTCAAACACCAAATGCAGGAGTGAAAGTGTACTTATGCTGCCGTCTCTCTTCATCGTGTAGTTTTTTCTGTTCAGCTTTCCACTGTTTTGTCGCTTTCTCAAGTTTTTCTCTTTCAGCCTTCAGCTGTTTCAGTTCATCACTGGAACCACAGACAACACAGATTAAGTATAGAGAACAACAGCTGCTGTTACGGATGTAATAATGTGGTAGGTTCACATCATTCATTTATTAGACTTTTACATTTAGaagtagtgttttgttttttaactgagCAGTCTCAGGCTGCTCGTCACTCACTCTCTACTTGACAGCAACTCTTCAAGTGCCATTTTCTCCTCCTCCAATTGGCTCAAGCGTTCCCTCAACTCCGAAACCTCCTCCCTTTCATCAGTGAGCGTTCCCCCGGAGACCACTGCCTCTGTTGCCATGGTAAACGCCAGACTCTCAGTGAGTGTGGTCTGGACTTCCTTATCCAATAGGATGGCGCTCTTTGGTGACTGGGCGTGTCTTTTGCTGTCTTCCAGCCtctgacaggaggagagagtcTGTTAGCTGCGAGCTTAGAAACAGAGGCAGGCAACTGCTCGTGTTTACATGAACAACTGGTTACGGCTTCCTCTCACCTTCTCCACCTCCAACAGCCGTCTCAACAGTCTCTGTTTACTCCACTCTCTGTAATCTGGGACACATCATTACACTATTTTCAGTAACATTACAGCACACAGCAGAAAACTGTAACCACTTTATGACCATCCTCTTGATCTCCAGGATTTTCACTTGTGACCAAAGTGCATTTAGTCTCCTTGTGTGTTTAATTGGAGGCACAGCATTTTGTTTTAGTTGTGGCTTAAAAACTACAACTTTTGAGTCTTCTGGAAGCTGCCTGCATCCATGACCACAAGGACTTTTTGCCCCTTTCGCCCAACAGCACAGATGTAAAGACTAATACCAATTCCTTtgtttcctttgtctttgcATTGCACTTAATGTTAGCTGGAATGTAATCAGTAATGGCAACCTACGTAGATCATAAAGAAAAACTGTATTAACCAATTAGgatttaaaaacaatacaattGTTTTATAGCAGCGAGCTTTACTAGGAGACAGGAAGGCATGTTTCTAGTACAAGCTCCTTTAACGGGACCCTAAATCAACATATAGAACACACTGGTTCCAGTATCATTGGTTTTTTACTCCTCCCGGTTTTATACATATGTACATACTGTATGTAAAATATACAGCGAGTTGTAGGCGTTTTACACTGATATCTGACTCTTGCTGGTTTTTTCAGCACTACGTTGTGGCGTGTGAGAAAAGACCTTTGGCTCCTCCAGCAGGACTGTCGGTGTTGAGTTCTTCTCTGAGTGCCACGTTCTCTTGTTGAAGCTGCTCCAGGTTCTCAGTCAGACGGTGAACTGTGGAGCTCAAAGCTTTTTGCTGCCTCTGGGAGCATTTGCTCTCGGCTCGACAGCTGCAACAGAGCAAGTAAGGAAGTCTCAATGCCAGAAACATACTCGTTTATTCGTTAACCTTTTATAATGATGACGACGGAGATCCGTGATTCTCCTGAACTCGGCTACACTCAGACACGTGTGTGTCAGTCACCTTTTCTCAGCTGCTTCTAGAAGCATCCTCAGTCTCTGGATCTaaaaggaaaggcaaacagaCCCACTTTACTGAACTCCTTTACACACCACCAAACTCACAGTGGGCAAAGTGGGACTGATTTTACCTCCTCAAAGTATGATTTGACTCGAATCTTCAGTTCTTCCAGGTTGGTGGCCCTCAGCTCACTTTGCAGTTTACTgaacaagcaaaaaaataaataaatcacatgagCATCATTCTGTTTTACACAGAAACCAAACATACAGAGACAAAGTTGGAGGACGGCATTACCTCAGGgcgttttctttctctctgcacTGCTGCTCCAGCTTTAGGATCCTCTGCCTCAGTCCATTGATAACCTTGACAAAGAGGATCAGCTTTTCTTGTTATAAACACATcctaaaaattacatttattccCGGCATGTTCACTAACCCACTGGATATACTCACCACGCTCCCTTCTCTTTTCCTATCTACCAAACTACGCGTATATTCAGATCCCTACAGGAAAAACATTGCacagttggggttttttttttccatcattttAGTTTCTTTGACAAAAAAACGACAcacgaaaaaataaaaaacaaataattttctATTCTTACCTTAGTGGGATCCAACAGTGAT
Coding sequences within:
- the iqce gene encoding IQ domain-containing protein E isoform X2, giving the protein MFSANAKTSFQASDVQTDEDYEELVEDGFSLPADVPVKKTKKKVSSGKPPPSPGSPYLTSLNVNHRRAAVGAWRLPRASLGDTRLDTPGETGPARLTSLSNGLDVSQTLRSECDATPELLMQTLSTRKSKHLHSASNGLTLVTSDFMKKEDMYDEIIHLKKSLHEQKSDNQQMKAKIRRLEEDNAKREKQIESLLDPTKVINGLRQRILKLEQQCREKENALSKLQSELRATNLEELKIRVKSYFEEIQRLRMLLEAAEKSCRAESKCSQRQQKALSSTVHRLTENLEQLQQENVALREELNTDSPAGGAKDYREWSKQRLLRRLLEVEKRLEDSKRHAQSPKSAILLDKEVQTTLTESLAFTMATEAVVSGGTLTDEREEVSELRERLSQLEEEKMALEELLSSRDDELKQLKAEREKLEKATKQWKAEQKKLHDEERRQHKQELKQLRTRIQTLEEENSKLAQAELSSLPPTLAEETQGSTGVREGEERDTGSKEEAEGGEESVTDDGEKEEMEKAALDIQICWREHRNRDTVMLQSALRGHLFRDSQLKELPEDALNQVEKSSNFSDEASSVGDTLDDDALTMIQSACRGHLARCSLAQERSVPSLMENNFPTLAPRGSALPHPPSKKDAASLSDDGEEEGVKKNTRPASNISASRKTLTKAQSESRDIDEDAAFYSDDSDDIIVSPSRPSRS
- the iqce gene encoding IQ domain-containing protein E isoform X1, with protein sequence MFSANAKTSFQASDVQTDEDYEELVEDGFSLPADVPVKKTKKKVSSGKPPPSPGSPYLTSLNVNHRRAAVGAWRLPRASLGDTRLDTPGETGPARLTSLSNGLDVSQTLRSECDATPELLMQTLSTRKSKHLHSASNGLTLVTSDFMKKEDMYDEIIHLKKSLHEQKSDNQQMKAKIRRLEEDNAKREKQIESLLDPTKGSEYTRSLVDRKREGSVVINGLRQRILKLEQQCREKENALSKLQSELRATNLEELKIRVKSYFEEIQRLRMLLEAAEKSCRAESKCSQRQQKALSSTVHRLTENLEQLQQENVALREELNTDSPAGGAKDYREWSKQRLLRRLLEVEKRLEDSKRHAQSPKSAILLDKEVQTTLTESLAFTMATEAVVSGGTLTDEREEVSELRERLSQLEEEKMALEELLSSRDDELKQLKAEREKLEKATKQWKAEQKKLHDEERRQHKQELKQLRTRIQTLEEENSKLAQAELSSLPPTLAEETQGSTGVREGEERDTGSKEEAEGGEESVTDDGEKEEMEKAALDIQICWREHRNRDTVMLQSALRGHLFRDSQLKELPEDALNQVEKSSNFSDEASSVGDTLDDDALTMIQSACRGHLARCSLAQERSVPSLMENNFPTLAPRGSALPHPPSKKDAASLSDDGEEEGVKKNTRPASNISASRKTLTKAQSESRDIDEDAAFYSDDSDDIIVSPSRPSRS